In the Drosophila teissieri strain GT53w chromosome 3R, Prin_Dtei_1.1, whole genome shotgun sequence genome, TATTATCGGCGACGCAACCGTCGAACTCATTGCGCCGTGTACTCGGTACTTTGGTGTAGTTTGGCTGTCGCCGGTTCCGCTGATTGGACGCCGCCAAGATATGGCTATCTGAGCCGGgcccgattcccgattccgattccacgATTGCCAGCCCCACAGGCGCCACCTCCGCCGCATGGACGCCACACGGGAGCGAGCAGGACGCCGGCGCAGATAGAGCGAGAGGCAGGGAGGGCGATACCAAAACACGATTTGATTAAGTTGCATCACGCGTCGGTCGCGCGACTATCCTTATCGGGGCAACTCTCGCTCTCCGACTTGGCGtgtagccatagccatagccaaaGCCATATGCCCACCCGGGTCCTTATCATCTGGCCTGGTTTGGCCAGATTTTGATTTGGTGACGACACAGCATCGGGAATCCGACCAGATTGCCACTATCGCGGGACTTAACTTCCTTGGCGCGAAGAGGGGTTGGACGACCTGGAATCTTTACACAGCAGTAGGGATTAAAGTACTCATACTAGCAAAGGATCCTTAAACAACTTATTGCAAACAATTTAAGTTCTTGAAGTACATGCCGCTTTTCActtgatttttatatatattcttctttttaatggttttgttAAGTTTTTTAACTAAGATGTATCCTTTTTTGCGGTCAATATACACATGAAGAATTATCTACATAGCAAGACCTTCCTGTAAACTGATAACGAAGTCTGGCAGACGACCTTGCTTATCTATGCCGCTCCTACTATTCCGGCTCACTCCCCTATCGATGAAGTTCAACCGCAGAGCTACAACCGAAACAACCGGGGCAATGCCAAAGAGTCTGGTAGTtttaaaaaactacaaagcAAGCAGGTTTCCCCAAAAAAAACGATAAACAAAGTGTGAAGAAATTCCTATCTAATAACAAAATGCCGGTTCTTATGACGTCACGCAGAGTGATAAGAGAACCAGTAATCAAggaacaataacaaaaagctGAGAACAAACATATTGCAAACAGAAACATTGATAAAACCAGACGAATCAGAAGCGAGGAGCGGGTGACGAGGCGAAAACAATGCCGGCGAGATAAGGAGGTAAATAACCTGGTGGAAAACTTTAAGTCGGCTCCTCGGCGGGCAGACCAAGATCCGACCCAGCCAGTAGGAAGAGGAGGCCCTGGAAACAGGGTGCGGGTCACTCATGCGGGGAGGAGCCGAGGAGGAGGCATTGCGATAAGGATGCAAgggtgcgggtgcgggtgCTGGCTATCAGTGGTAGCAGTGGCAGTAGCAGTTGCAAAGTCCGGAAGATGCCTGGTGGTCAGAAGATAAAAGGCCAAAGTGGGTGGGTAAGTGAAAAGGGAATGCACTGAGAAGAATGCAGACGCGAAGATGTATATCGTAGACCCAAGTATGTCTATGCTGCTTGTAATTTTGGCTTATGCATCAAgttctttttaaataaatgtaggTTTACCCATATCACTTCagatgtataaataaattactattTGTAACTTGAATCAGCCCTAATGTGTAAtattaattacaataaattcctatttaaaatgttttcctcACAGTGTAATGAAGCAAGAGAAAATTAGTGGCTTATCAGCATCCGACTTTAGCTCGGctcttgcttttgttttgtttgagcTGGCTTTTATAATACAATATAGTAATGACCACTCAAATGGAATTCATATAAAGAAACTGGGGAAGACGTTCACTAGTACGGACCAGAGATAAGGCTATCCTGTACCACGCACCGAATCCCTCGCATTGCTGCAGGAATTATTGTTTTTGAGTATTGAGACACAGACTCCATTACGACCGGGTCGCGTTTAGCACCCCTCGTAGACACAAATAATCTACTCCATGGATGCCTATGCCATAATCCGCAGTCATTTCATCGTGACGGAGCAGAGATAAGCCGGGGTTTGTATtaatcaaaaccaaaccaaattgaaaaataaatcgaGTATGCTGTGTGGTAAGGGGTCAACTAACTAAATTTACTAGCTGGGGCACTTTTAATGGGCTGACACGACTGATAGCCCCGTCAAATTTCAAGGTACTAGGGTCACAGACGAACTGATTCGAACGAGAACAACCGAAAATACATATTCCTCGCCAAGCGAGCAAATAGCTCTTCTGATAAATGAAACACGAAATCGATTTCCACCGATCGATCAGATAACTTGTGGGCAATATGAACACATCAGTCAATAAAATGAGCCATGCCGATGGAAACAATGGGTCAGGGTGAAATTAGGTGTCTTATTGTGTGGGACAGgagtaaatatttactaaGCAAACTATGCACTCAAACACTAATTCTTCTGGACAAACAACTGTTGATAAGAATCACTGAAGAGTATTGgactttttaaaaacatataagTTAGAATTCTTATTGTTGATTCCCATATATTCTTAAAACATTGAAAACAATCTAAATTCCAAAGCATActtgattttttaaaaacacgaatatcaattttcttttttgctctCTCTTAATTCTCGATAcattgaaaacaatttccattcccaagcatatttgattttcaaatttgtagtCCGCCAtaaagtatgcaacattttttgttACTCTTCAAATATGCATTAATCGAAAAAGTGTATAACAGTTTAGCAAAAGTATCCTTTAGTTTTCAAACTTGTTAGAAAAGATTTAAATTAAGAAGTgtgacttttttttaatttcaagctttattaatatttatttctaaaagttcttttcGCGATTATAAAGGAACAGAGGGCAATTTAAATGATCAACGTAGCCTAAACTGGAAGTCTTGGAGTGGGAAGCAGTAGTCTACTTTTTTAGTGCCTGCACAAAGTTGCCCAAATCGTATTCTTCCTCGTACTGATGCTCGGACCACAGTTCCGGCAGGTTCTCGATTATGGTATTCATGGACATGCCGCCCGAGACCGATCCTGTCACCGCTGATGATCCAGATTCAGCTCCCTTGTCTTTTCCTCCGTTGAAGAGGTCGAAGATTTGCGAGGTGCCCATTGTCTGCAGCGAGGCGTTCTCCGCACTCACCACAGTATTGGCGGTGAGTATCTTGAACTTTTGTAATCCCATGATCTTTTCCTCCAGCGAGTTGCGCGTGATCAGCCGATAAACATTTACCACTTTCTTCTGACCGATTCGGTGGGCGCGGTCCATTGCTTGCAGATCCTTCATTGGATTCCAATCGTGCTCAACAAAGATGACCGTATCGGCACCCGTTAGATTCAGACCCAGGCCTCCTACCTAAAAATTTATTGGCGATTaaattttgatcaaaacacAGAAGCCATTCTTTGCTTACCATAGTGGTCAGGAGCAACACATCAATGCTGGGATCGCTGTTGAAATTATTGACTATATCCTGTCGTTGAGAGGCGGGTACACTGCCGTCCAGCCGCAGATAGGAGACGCTGGGCAGATGGCGGCGCAGTAAATCGTGTTCCACAATGTCCAGCATCGCCTTCAGCTGGCAAAAGATTAGCGCTCGATGCTGGCTCACCGACTCCGTCTGCACACCAATTCCGCAGTCTAAGAGAAGTTGTCTGGAGagagaaatgaaatattttaaataaattacttatGACTGCGTAAGGAGAGTGCACTTACTTCAGGGCGGGCAGCTTTGCCGAATGCTCAATGTCGTCCAAGGAGCTGTTTGACATCGCCAACTGACTGGTCACCTTTGTGAGCTCCTCAGACTGGCGCAAGACCAGCTTGGGATGGTTGCATACATTCTGCAGGTAGCGAAGCGCTTGGAAAATGTGTGTCTTGGCGCTGAGATTCTCTGTCACCATGGATGCCGACGATGAGTCGCCCAGTTTGTCTAAACAGTCTTTCAGGTGTTTATTGCTAAAGTCTTCGTACAACCGAAGCTGGAGCGGACTCAATTCGCAAAGTAAGTCCTGGGTGATCTTTGGCGGAAGGTCCTTCAGCACATCCTCCTTGACACGGCGCAGCAGGAAGGGCAGGACTTGCCGGTGCAGCGCCTCCATAGCCAGCACTCCAGCTTCCTGCTCCTTGGCAGAGCTCTTTGCATCCCGAGAAGACAGTATGGGACGAGAGAAGCGTTGCACGAACTGCTTCTCAGTGCCCAGAAAGCCGGGCATTAGAAAGTCGAACAAGGACCACAGCTCAAGTACATTGTTCTGGATGGGCGTGCCGGAGAGGATCAGTCTATGGTTTGCCTTCAGTCGCTTAATGGCCTTAGAGCTCTTTGTCTTTCCGTTCTTAATAATATGGCCTTCGTCTAGAACGCAATAGTTGAAGTGTATGCCGCTGAAGAAGTCGATGTCCTTGCGCACAGTGTCGTAGGAGGCCACAACCAGGTTGCACTTTGTTCCGATCTCACTCCTTAGCTTCTCTCTTCCCACTGGCAATCCATAGTAGTGTAAGGGACGCAGAACGGATCCCTGGTCAAGGAATTTCTCCACCTCGTACACCCAATGGCCAGTCAGAGTGGGCGGGCAAATGACCAGACTAGGCAGATTCGCCAAATTGGCCGTCTGACGATGTAAGTGATCCCCGGCGAGGATGCATATGGTTTGCAGCGTTTTGCCCAACCCCATATCGTCGCAAAGAATCCCGTGTAGATTGTATTTGTTTAGAAACCACAGCCAGTTGATGCCGGCTTGCTGATAGCAGCGCAGTTCAACACTTATTGGTACCGGAACCTTGTAATTCGGAATGCTCTTTGGATTGAAAAGATAGTCGAGAAACTCACGGTCACGCGTCTTGCGCGCCTGCAGCGGATCGCTTTTTAATTGCTCCGTCTTTCCGTCCAGGGGCATTAGCTGCACGAGATTTGCAAAGCAGTGCGTGGAAAGCAGTCGCACTGATTCATCCGGGTCGCTCATTGCGCCCAGTAGAGGAACCACCAGCAGCACGATGTAGGGCACTACTTTTATCTGCAGCCGGCTGACCACGCGTTCAATAGCCTCTACTGCTCCCTGTCGCTCTATAAGTTGCTCAATCTTCCCAAGCAGCGGTAGCAAATCGTGGACCACAAACTGCATAGTCTGGCAAGCATCGATCTCGGCCAGCGCGGCGATGCATCGAGCGGCCATGTGTCGAACTGCCTTGAGAGGATGGCAAACGACAAAGCCAAGGGATGGAAGAAGGGAAAACATCTGAGGATGCAGTGCAACATGTAGATGAGGGGCTGCTGTCTCAATAAGCTGCATAGAGCTGACAAGCTCATTGCACACTCCCAAATCCGGAAGGATGCAATCCAATCGCCAGTCGAGTGCTTCTTTGACGAACTGCTCCAACTTGCCGAACATGAGCTGTTGGAAAACAGTCACCTTCTCAATGATTTTCTCTCCAAAAATCCTACACAGCTTTTCTATGGCACATGCCGCACCCAGGCGCTGTATGCGGCATTGCTTCGCCTCCGCCTCCTTGGCTTGCTGCGCCTTTAGCTCCACGTGAGTGGTGGCGTTGGTTGCGGACAGTATTTCGCCAGTGGGCGGCCGTCCAGGGCCCCTGGGGGTCGTATTAGCCGTGGGAGTGGTTGCACCGCCTCCACCGCTGCGCGTGTTAGTGGTTGTCACTGTCTGTTGAAGTGCCAGTGCTAGGATACCATAGTAAACACAATTATTAATAACCTCAGACGAAAGTGGCGTCTGTTTGAGGGTTTCTAGTGGCATTACCTAAAAGAGATTTGATCAACCAATTATCGAATGATGTTATCAACAATCTGGCTCTAACTTACCAGTTTGGGAGTGAATTCGGGATCGCTCCTTAGCAACGTGCAAAGGTTGTTTAAAATCTTGCTATTTGGACTAGGATTTCTATCACAGACCTGATCCATAAGGTGGACCAGGAACTCGGCAGAcagttgctgcagctggaggCACTGCTCCCGCTTAATGGACTCCATTAATGGCTTGACCACCGGATTCAGCTTATCGGGCAGGCAGTGAAGAGCGCAGATGGCGCCAGCTAGAGCTGCCTGAGCACTGACATGATATGCGCTTTGCTCACTGGTGGTCTGCTGGTAGGAGGCCTGAAGACTGCGTCGACGCTCCTCTAACATGTCCAACAATTTCGGCTTAAGGGGATAAGAACGTAGATTTTCACTTAACGTAGTTGCCACTGCCTCGATTTGGTCTAGAGTAAGGATTTTGGCGTTGTTGAAGTCTTTAATCGGGATTTTGTTCTGCTTCAGCGTAGCAATAAAGTCTTGTGCCTCTTGTAGTAGACGTGTCAGTGAGATGGCCACCTCATCATAGTAGACGTACTCGCTCACACACTGGTGTAACTTTTCCTGCAGATTGGGCGGTCCTGGACGTACTGGCTCGTCTTCTAGGGCCCAAAACGCAATGATCAGCCCGCACACGATTCTCTGGACAGCGGAGTGGGCATTGAGATGACCCAATAGTACTTTTGTATAACAGTCTGTCGGGCTCTCTGTCTGTGGAGTATACACCACTCCCGGGGCTGGCTGAACCAGGTAATGAGAAAGCGCACCCAGTGCCCGAGATGAGGAAATCCGAGCTCGCATAAAATTAGCATCCCGCACTTCCAAAGGCGTGGCCTCGCTACCACCAAGGAATAACTTCAATGAGGCGTTTGAGTGCGCTAGAATGTTACCGCCCAATTCGTCTCCTATGCGGGGCGTTCGTTTTCTTGAGGCGCTTCCTGGTGTGCTTGTATCTCCACCAGCTCGGATCAGCACCCCTGCATCAAATGCGAGTTTAGGTGGCTGCATTGAAAGACATATCCAGGAGGACACGAATGGACAGGCAGCATGCAGTAGCGCACCCAAATCTGCATGCTCGATAAGATTAGACCACACCTGACGGGCTAGTGCCTGGATATCCGCCTGCGGCTCCACCAGGATACGTTGATATATGTGACGCAGTGCCTGCTGCAGCAATTGCCACTTCCAGTCGCTGACTCCGAAGTTGAGTTTCATTTTTTCCTTATCAGCTTCCTCTTCAACTTGATTTTCGTCTTTGGGCTCGGATTTGACCCTATCCGCACTCGTCAGGGTCATAAGCGTCTTCAGCGTTGACCTCCGCACCGAACTAGTGCTATGGGAAAGAAAAGGCCACAGGCGCGGTACCAAAATGGCCATTGGCTCCATTTCCACCCAACGGGCGGCGTTTGGCAGGCATAGAATGGCCGCTAACAGCCCCATGAAACTGTTGCATGCAGACGTGAGTTCATCTTGATCCAGGAGTAGGTCCCACAACATTTTTACAATGGAGGACACTTGCGCCGGATTTAATAGCTTCGGCAGCCAGGAAGAAACTGGAATCAGTGTTGCTGCAGCCACCGCTCCGACATCATCCACAGCGTCCAGCAGACCGATGAGGATATTTGAAATCGACTGGGGTAAATAGATGGGCAGCAGCTCCTCACGCACCACAAACACATACTTCAGGCCTAGTAGTCCACCATGCCGCACTTCCCACTCGTTCTTGTGCTGGATGAGCTGTAGTAGAATGTCCACGATTCGTTGAACCTTGGACGCCTCGATCTCCTTGACCAAGGTTCCCAGCACTTGGGCGCAGGTTTCGCGAACTGGTGCCACTACCTGATCCGAGACAAAGTCACCGAACCGATCCAGGCAAAGCACACAGAGCAGGCGCAGGGCAGCGTCTTCTAGCCAACGACTATGCGCTTCGTCCATCTGTTCGCGAGTCTGTAGTACTGCCTTTCCCGCTCCTTGAGCGTGCTGATTAATCAGTTCCCTTAGAGCTGTTGCCGCCCCATGACGCACCTCCCATTTGGCGTGAAAGAGATCAATGAATAGACGTGAACAGAAGTTCTCCAGTGGCCAGGAGATGGCATCCACCCACGTGCCTGTGGCATCTGGCACAGCAGCTGAAATATTGATTAAaaagtcaaattaataaaaggtcatgttattaatattaacgTAATTATAGCAATGCAAAATTGAAAGCTATAACCAACGCTTTTTCTTGGCCACCCACCATTTAAACTATAGAAGATTTCCTGCCGATCCGTTGActttagttttttcttttcgggtTCATCCAAGGCAGCGGCCGACGTGGTGCCATTACTACTGTGGTTGCTGCCAGTACTATGGTTGCTGTTGGAGTTCCTCCGGCTGCAAGTTGGCGTAACTGCAGTGGCCGAACAGCCGCTTGTATTCTGACGAGCCTTGCGCTTGGCCCTGTTCATCTCACGGCAACTAAGCGGAGCTTGGCCAGCACCGTTCGCCGCTGGCTTTATGTTGAGTAAGTGCTCGACGGGAAGCTTTTCCGCGTTGACATTGTAAGTGCTGCCACTCCTGGTAAGTGCAACGTCCTCGTCTGTTATCATATCAGTAAGATTTACCCCCAGCTTGGCGGCCGTGGTCAGACCCAGTTTGTCGTTCAGCACCGCACGCTGGCGGCTTAGACGACTGGCGAGACTTCTGTCCTCCTCCCCGCCACCACTAGCCGGTAGCTCCTCCTGTGCATCGAACTCGTTGCCCTCGGAGCCGATGAGTCTGGCACCTTTGTGGAGGATTTGCTGCAGATCGAACTCATCAAAGCTAAGTAGTCGCTCGCTGGTCGTTGTCGAGTTGGAACCACTTGACTGGCAACTGTCCTCCTCTGCTGCAGCCGCAGCGGCTGTGGCAGTATTACTAGCGCAGCGCTCCTTCTTGGGCAGCACCTGGAGTTCCGGCTGCCAGGGCGGTACTTGCTTCAGTATGGCCTCAACGGTCTGGGCTGCAGCTATCCGCGTCTCCCACGACGGACTGTGCAGGTAGCCCACCAATCTGTTCAGCAGAGCATGCAGCTCATGTGGATAAAGCTTCTGGACCTCGCCGATCTGCTTGGCAGCCGCCTGACGAGTTGCCGCTGTGGAGCCGGTCTCCAGTAGAATGAACAGTCGATCAAGTCTGCAAGGAATGTGGAATAAAATTAGCAATTTACATCTTCGAGGGTTTAAATTGACAAACATACCTAGATGTCATTATACAATGGTAATTTGTGGTTCTCTTTGTGATCCGTTGATATAATAATCTAAGTAACTAATctgtatataaaaaaagaaattaaataaattatataagttgttatttattatataaatatattctataaAGCATAGATAAAGTTGATgaaatgtttttatcttttttggTATTTCCCCACTTGGTTTTGATATAActaacatttattatttaagtgcgtcaacaacaataacaagtcaatacatacatataacaaAGTAAATTGATAATAGAATTAAGCGAATAATTTCATGGAATGTTGTCTCTATAGCGCGAATTAAACAAGAATGATAATATCCATACCAAATTGTTTAAAACTATTACAGTGAGCGAAAAAAAGACGGGACGCCACAGAACATGCATCAAGGAAGTtgtttcaaataaatcaaattggtCGATTGAAGCTAATCACTACGTGATTTCCCAACCTGATTGGTTTCACCAGATGGTGTCAAGACGACTTGTATGTCGACgggtaaatacatttttaatatttacgtCCAAACCGCAGATCGACCATTTATCCCCCGACTCATTCTTTAATGAATTTGAAAGGAACAATAACatatttccaaattaaaaacaaaccgaTAAGTACTATTTATTACTGTACTGTACTTTACTGTACTATTTAATGGCCGCATAGCTTAGCGCGACGTCTGCCGCAATCTCCAAATGTAGCCTTTTCCACCGCAATCCAATCGACCAATAAATACTGGAAACGTGGTCGAGAAAGGCGAAAGACATGGACTACCGAGTCGGTGCTGGTTTGGATTTCCTGGGAAGCATTATAAAGCTCCGTCACCAAGTGGGGTTAGGCCGTGTAAATTGAGTCACTCAACGCGAATGGCGAGTAATGACTTCGTTGTGGCCGCCGAGGCGTTCCTAACAGCTTAGAGCAGAACGTGACAATTGAGCAAATTACGGCATTTCCATATTCCGTATTCCGGACTAGAGCCCCCGTATTACGTACGATTCGCCAGGGGGTCCAAACCTGGGGCCTGGTTTAAAGCCCGTTTCCCTCGACTTATTACAAGGAGATTACGATATTTCAAAGTGACACATACTTTTACTCTCGACGCTTTCAGTTTTGAATGACGGTTATCAATGCAGCGCGTTGTGGCTGATAAGAACTTGCAAAAACCACGGTTCACTGAACCGTTTTGagaatatatttcaatttacgATTAGAATAAGTAATAACGAACACGACGAGTCCCAAAGGCATGTGCAGATTTATTGACAATGTTTATCCATAGGAAAGGTAATCAAGCCAATAACGAAatacataatattaaaaacgaCGTAAAAGTCataataatgaaatcgttTGTACATATGGCATGTCCGTTTGGCTTTGTCCGACCAACCATAAAGCCAATTTATCGGCGACAAATCTGCTGTACTTCGATTTGTCAGCGACCTTGTCGAAGCCACCCACCGAGGCGAGGGGGATGGGGATTGGATTGGGATTGAATTGGCATGGATTGGATGCTGGAGAATGCCCCGCTGGCTGGGTAATTAAGTTTCCATTAGATGAACATCTATAAAAGAAATGGCAGTCATCAATGGGGATGGTCGTCATAGTGACGAAGCGCGCCTTGAGAATGTTGCTGGATCTCTCTTTATTATAACAGAATGTAGTAATGCAGACATGCAGATGATTATATGTTTTGCGACTGTTCAATTTTTCATCACAATGATTTTTCCTTTGAAAGTGCGATCGCTACGACCATTTCACGATATTATGCGATGTTTTTGCCATATTGATATTAGCCAGTTTTGCGTGTCGCgcaattatttaaacattttcatcGGACGATAAGCCGCGAATATGTTCACTTTTTCATTATCACTAAATGGCACTCGTAAAGTGCCGATTAGGCTAGGCCAagtatttcgaattttttgtGGCAAGTTCTGTGagcttttgttatttatagGCGGTTGTATTGTACAGATTAAAATGGGCCTGGCGGAAATGCTGGGTCATTTGTTTACACTAAAGATAAGCTCGGCTATTTCCATTGCCATGTCGCTTgattatcgaaaataaattaattaaatgaatataatagTTTCAGTCATAAAGAATGTCCTCATTGGTTATGGAGGGAACTTGTTATTGCTTATCCTAAGCAATATGAGCACATAATCCGCCCACTATTACTATCATAATCCCCAGaggttgttttttttaagttctgtgtataaatgtttattgctTGGGGAAATACAAGtagtttatatataatgaAGTACATTTCCGTTGATCAATAGGTCATCTGCTCAAATATCGCCGAAACAGACACATTCCGGCAGCGATCGCGCCATATGCGTTTTATATCTGCGAAGTGTTTCATATTTGCACCATATTTGGCCAATATTGGGACAGCTGCCGCCGCGTATTCTGCACAATGCATATAGCAGAGATCGGGATCTAATAAATGGAGCTGCGTGATAAACAAGGGGCTGTTTAACGTTTGCAGCATCATCAACGCAACGTCGAAGTCAAGTTCGGCAAGTAAACTTTGGATATTCAAATGTTCTTAACGAAACTGTGACAAATGTCGCTGATGTTGCGAACCgcgggaaaatggcaaatgcgaAAAAGCTGAAAAGGCCGAGAGCCGCCGTTTGAAACTAGTTCAGGTGCCCTACCCCAAGTTGTTAGtagcgaaagagagagggaagCGGCGACTGCAGTCGATTACGGCAGCGgaccataaataaatacaggTGCTTGTACCGCCTGGCATTGTtgtgcacagagagaaattcACTACGATGCTATACTGAGGTGATTGGTAGTGGTACAAGATGTGGCAAGGCAATATTTATGTacaatcaaaaaaataattaaaatgataactattttctataaatagtTTTGAGCTCAGAAGTATTTACGAAATCAGCAAACCACATACTCATTTCTTTCCGTGCACTAAACGTATCGTAATGTGGACGTGGACAGCGAACGCAGGGATTATTGTTAAATGCCACCCACTGAAATCGGAAAAAGAGCCCGATGAATGAACAAATGGACGACACAAATAGCGGCTGGCGAATTGAGCAATGTGCTGCGACTAAAAATACGCGCACTAGAACGGGCTGCCAAGGGGAGATGAGACGAGAGCATAGAAGGCGCAGACAAAGAGCTAGTGGTAGGCCAAGTTTTTGTAAAGGATTTCCGCTGTTTTGCTGCGTTGGCGCCCgcctcctctctctctctctctcgctctcctcTCTTATCAACAAACAGAGTGCCCCCTTGGCCCCCACTATCTATctctttcgcacacacacacgcaagcGGAAGCGATAAGTGGGTGCCATATAAATACTGTTGCAATCGAGGATAAGAATTTGGGGGTTCCTTCTGTTTCTATTCGCCTTCCCATTTCAGATCCCCGAATGTTATATCACTCACCTTTGGCAATGGTTGCTCTCTTCCTCTTCGCCTCGCCTCTTTGCTCTCTTCACCGCACTACAACACTCCTCTTTCTCGTTCCCTTCGCGGTGCGGCAGCAGTCAGCTTTTGTGGGGCGCCCACTCACAATTCAACTCATGCGCTCTGCATTttctaattgaattgtttGCTCTAAAACTGTACAATCGATGCTGCGTTACTATAGctgtgcgtatgtgtgtgttttggcccACGGGATGGGGTAGGGGTACTGCTTTTCGCCAGCAGCGTCACAAATCAATCCATTCGCCTTTGCTTTCTTCCTACTCACTCGCACTCACGCACCATtgactttttattttcacgcACACTGGCACACTCGCGACGGACACACGAATGGAACTCCGGCGTTGCGAATTACGGCAGAATTAGATTTACGGCAATTGTCgttggtgggcgtgggcagTCAATGTTTTAACTTAACACTGGGCTTCACGCTGATGCAAACACACTCCGACAGCactatatttttaagttttcggTTCCCAGCAGCCATGTTAGCGCGATGGAGTCGCATTTATATGTGCGGCCTGACTATCGTGGTGCATCAGTTTTTAGGCGGCGCGAGCGGGACGCCGATAGAACACCCTGGCAAGTATGACCAGAGCgcataatgaaattaataacGCAAATGTCACTTTATAGCTTATGCTCACTGAGAAGTGCAGCTAACTGACAGTTACGT is a window encoding:
- the LOC122620199 gene encoding TATA-binding protein-associated factor 172: MTSRLDRLFILLETGSTAATRQAAAKQIGEVQKLYPHELHALLNRLVGYLHSPSWETRIAAAQTVEAILKQVPPWQPELQVLPKKERCASNTATAAAAAAEEDSCQSSGSNSTTTSERLLSFDEFDLQQILHKGARLIGSEGNEFDAQEELPASGGGEEDRSLASRLSRQRAVLNDKLGLTTAAKLGVNLTDMITDEDVALTRSGSTYNVNAEKLPVEHLLNIKPAANGAGQAPLSCREMNRAKRKARQNTSGCSATAVTPTCSRRNSNSNHSTGSNHSSNGTTSAAALDEPEKKKLKSTDRQEIFYSLNAAVPDATGTWVDAISWPLENFCSRLFIDLFHAKWEVRHGAATALRELINQHAQGAGKAVLQTREQMDEAHSRWLEDAALRLLCVLCLDRFGDFVSDQVVAPVRETCAQVLGTLVKEIEASKVQRIVDILLQLIQHKNEWEVRHGGLLGLKYVFVVREELLPIYLPQSISNILIGLLDAVDDVGAVAAATLIPVSSWLPKLLNPAQVSSIVKMLWDLLLDQDELTSACNSFMGLLAAILCLPNAARWVEMEPMAILVPRLWPFLSHSTSSVRRSTLKTLMTLTSADRVKSEPKDENQVEEEADKEKMKLNFGVSDWKWQLLQQALRHIYQRILVEPQADIQALARQVWSNLIEHADLGALLHAACPFVSSWICLSMQPPKLAFDAGVLIRAGGDTSTPGSASRKRTPRIGDELGGNILAHSNASLKLFLGGSEATPLEVRDANFMRARISSSRALGALSHYLVQPAPGVVYTPQTESPTDCYTKVLLGHLNAHSAVQRIVCGLIIAFWALEDEPVRPGPPNLQEKLHQCVSEYVYYDEVAISLTRLLQEAQDFIATLKQNKIPIKDFNNAKILTLDQIEAVATTLSENLRSYPLKPKLLDMLEERRRSLQASYQQTTSEQSAYHVSAQAALAGAICALHCLPDKLNPVVKPLMESIKREQCLQLQQLSAEFLVHLMDQVCDRNPSPNSKILNNLCTLLRSDPEFTPKLVMPLETLKQTPLSSEVINNCVYYGILALALQQTVTTTNTRSGGGGATTPTANTTPRGPGRPPTGEILSATNATTHVELKAQQAKEAEAKQCRIQRLGAACAIEKLCRIFGEKIIEKVTVFQQLMFGKLEQFVKEALDWRLDCILPDLGVCNELVSSMQLIETAAPHLHVALHPQMFSLLPSLGFVVCHPLKAVRHMAARCIAALAEIDACQTMQFVVHDLLPLLGKIEQLIERQGAVEAIERVVSRLQIKVVPYIVLLVVPLLGAMSDPDESVRLLSTHCFANLVQLMPLDGKTEQLKSDPLQARKTRDREFLDYLFNPKSIPNYKVPVPISVELRCYQQAGINWLWFLNKYNLHGILCDDMGLGKTLQTICILAGDHLHRQTANLANLPSLVICPPTLTGHWVYEVEKFLDQGSVLRPLHYYGLPVGREKLRSEIGTKCNLVVASYDTVRKDIDFFSGIHFNYCVLDEGHIIKNGKTKSSKAIKRLKANHRLILSGTPIQNNVLELWSLFDFLMPGFLGTEKQFVQRFSRPILSSRDAKSSAKEQEAGVLAMEALHRQVLPFLLRRVKEDVLKDLPPKITQDLLCELSPLQLRLYEDFSNKHLKDCLDKLGDSSSASMVTENLSAKTHIFQALRYLQNVCNHPKLVLRQSEELTKVTSQLAMSNSSLDDIEHSAKLPALKQLLLDCGIGVQTESVSQHRALIFCQLKAMLDIVEHDLLRRHLPSVSYLRLDGSVPASQRQDIVNNFNSDPSIDVLLLTTMVGGLGLNLTGADTVIFVEHDWNPMKDLQAMDRAHRIGQKKVVNVYRLITRNSLEEKIMGLQKFKILTANTVVSAENASLQTMGTSQIFDLFNGGKDKGAESGSSAVTGSVSGGMSMNTIIENLPELWSEHQYEEEYDLGNFVQALKK